Proteins encoded in a region of the Phacochoerus africanus isolate WHEZ1 chromosome 8, ROS_Pafr_v1, whole genome shotgun sequence genome:
- the HPDL gene encoding 4-hydroxyphenylpyruvate dioxygenase-like protein, with product MAAPVRRLCHVAFHVPAGQPLARDLQRFFGFWPLAVREADGWRQLALRSGDAVFLVNEGAGPGEPLYSLDPHHAVPGATNLCFDVADVGAAARALAALGCNVQVPPVTVQDAQGAATYAVVGSPAGNLSLTLLERPGFCGPFLPGFRPVSSVPGRGWVTHVDHLTLACPRSSSPKIMRWFHDCLGFHHLPLSPGEDPELGLEVAAGSGRGGLRLTALQAPTGSAVPTLVLAESLPGSLRGRDQVEQFLAQNGGPGLQHVGLYTPNIMEATERVAGAGGQLLTPPEAYYQQPGKEKQILAAGHEPRLLARHGVLLDGDEGKFLLQVFTKSLFAEDTFFLELIQRQGATGFGQGNIRALWQSVQEHAARVCEA from the coding sequence ATGGCCGCGCCTGTCCGCCGTCTGTGCCATGTCGCCTTCCACGTGCCCGCGGGGCAGCCCCTCGCCCGGGATCTGCAGCGCTTCTTCGGTTTCTGGCCCCTGGCGGTGAGGGAAGCCGATGGCTGGCGGCAGCTGGCCCTGCGCAGCGGCGACGCGGTCTTTTTGGTGAACGAGGGCGCCGGGCCTGGGGAGCCGCTGTACAGCCTGGACCCGCATCACGCGGTGCCCGGTGCGACCAACCTGTGCTTCGACGTGGCTGACGTGGGCGCTGCAGCTCGGGCGCTAGCCGCGCTGGGCTGCAACGTGCAGGTGCCTCCGGTGACCGTGCAGGATGCACAGGGCGCCGCCACCTACGCCGTGGTCGGCTCGCCCGCCGGCAACCTCAGCCTGACGCTGCTGGAGCGCCCCGGCTTCTGCGGGCCCTTTCTCCCCGGCTTTCGGCCCGTGTCCTCTGTACCCGGCCGGGGCTGGGTCACCCACGTGGACCACCTGACCTTGGCCTGCCCTCGCAGCAGCTCCCCCAAAATAATGCGCTGGTTCCACGACTGTCTAGGATTTCACCACCTGCCGCTGAGCCCAGGTGAGGATCCAGAGCTGGGCCTGGAGGTGGCAGCAGGGTCTGGGCGTGGTGGTCTGAGGCTCACCGCCCTGCAGGCTCCGACTGGCAGTGCTGTCCCAACCCTAGTGCTGGCAGAGTCCCTGCCTGGGTCTCTCCGTGGTCGGGACCAAGTGGAGCAGTTCCTGGCCCAGAATGGGGGACCTGGACTGCAGCACGTGGGGCTGTACACGCCCAACATCATGGAAGCCACTGAGCGGGTAGCAGGGGCCGGGGGTCAGCTCCTGACGCCTCCTGAGGCCTACTACCAGCAGCCGGGCAAGGAGAAGCAGATCCTGGCTGCAGGGCACGAGCCTCGCCTGCTGGCCCGGCACGGGGTCCTGCTGGATGGAGATGAAGGCAAGTTTCTGCTTCAGGTCTTCACCAAGTCCCTTTTTGCAGAGGACACGTTCTTCCTGGAGCTGATTCAGAGGCAAGGGGCCACAGGCTTTGGCCAGGGCAACATCCGGGCCCTGTGGCAGTCTGTGCAGGAGCACGCTGCCAGGGTCTGCGAAGCCTGA